From Echinicola soli, a single genomic window includes:
- a CDS encoding gluconate 2-dehydrogenase subunit 3 family protein: protein MNRRENLKLLFTGSLATGFFMTGCGPEAPKEVVHAPKIGDGTKWGRTPEEMALNAALKKEEFFTEDEMKKLHYLVDVIIPKDDVSGSASEAGVPDFIEFIVKDMPTYKTPMRGGLMWLDTQAEDRYGKPFMEASEDERIKIIDDIAYPDKAKPEMERGVTFFNTLRNLAATGFFTSPEGFKDLDYKGNTPNVWTGVPDDVMAKHGFKLEEKYIPIYMNPDTRHTLAQWDDEGNLIG, encoded by the coding sequence ATGAATAGAAGAGAAAATTTAAAACTGTTATTCACAGGTTCTTTAGCAACGGGCTTTTTTATGACCGGCTGCGGTCCTGAAGCACCAAAGGAAGTAGTTCACGCCCCCAAAATCGGTGATGGCACCAAATGGGGCCGTACCCCTGAAGAAATGGCACTTAATGCCGCACTGAAGAAAGAAGAGTTTTTCACAGAGGATGAGATGAAAAAACTGCATTATCTCGTGGATGTCATTATTCCTAAAGATGATGTGTCAGGAAGCGCTTCAGAGGCTGGGGTTCCGGATTTTATTGAGTTTATCGTCAAGGATATGCCAACATATAAAACTCCGATGCGCGGTGGTTTGATGTGGCTGGACACACAGGCTGAGGACCGATATGGCAAGCCTTTCATGGAGGCCAGCGAGGACGAGCGTATCAAGATTATTGATGATATTGCCTATCCGGATAAGGCAAAGCCAGAAATGGAAAGAGGTGTAACATTCTTCAATACCTTGAGAAATCTCGCAGCCACAGGCTTCTTCACTTCACCAGAAGGCTTTAAAGACCTGGATTACAAAGGAAACACACCAAACGTATGGACCGGTGTCCCGGATGATGTGATGGCCAAACACGGCTTCAAACTGGAAGAAAAATATATCCCAATATATATGAATCCTGACACCAGGCACACCCTGGCCCAATGGGATGATGAAGGTAATTTAATTGGTTAA
- a CDS encoding GMC oxidoreductase, producing MSFQIKSSGEAYDVIIVGSGAGGGMASKILSEAGFSVAVVEAGADFDPAKEEDRTQLRPPWESPRRGASTQNRPFGDFDAAIGGWDIDGEPYTFEGDTKFDWFRSRMVGGRTNHWGRISLRFGPNDFKRKDIDGLGDNWPIGYNDLKPYYDKVDQLIGVFGSKEGIYNEPDGFFLPPPKPRLHELYIKKGADKINVPVIPSRLSILTKPINNERGACFFCNQCNRACQAYADFSSGTCLVKPAMKKGKVDLFTYAMVRKVTTDEKGNATGVSYISKVDMKEYKLRSRVVVLGASACESARIMLNSKSKSHPDGLGNGSGMIGHYLHDSTGSDRMGFIPGMLDRKKYNEDGVGGMHVYTPWWLDNSKLDFARGYHIEYWGGMSMPGYGFGFGMDTIRQHIKDEFGNPGTNGGYGAGLKKDIRSYFGTMVGMSGRGESIPRYENYCEIDNSTVDKYGIPVLKFNYNWTDQEINQAKHMHETFEEVLSNAGAVIYGKKPGPETKYGLLTPGRIIHEVGTTRMGNDPKTSVLNSNCQAHECKNLFVVDGGPFVSQADKNPTWTILALAWRTSDYIVSELKKKNI from the coding sequence ATGAGTTTTCAGATAAAATCGTCCGGTGAAGCGTACGATGTCATCATCGTCGGTTCCGGAGCCGGGGGAGGAATGGCCTCCAAGATTCTTTCGGAGGCTGGATTTTCCGTGGCCGTAGTAGAGGCCGGAGCAGATTTTGATCCAGCGAAAGAAGAAGATCGTACCCAGTTACGGCCACCTTGGGAATCTCCCAGGAGAGGGGCCAGTACCCAAAACAGACCGTTCGGGGATTTTGATGCAGCGATCGGCGGCTGGGACATTGATGGTGAACCTTATACCTTTGAAGGGGATACCAAATTTGATTGGTTCCGTTCCAGAATGGTTGGTGGACGTACCAATCACTGGGGAAGGATTTCCCTTCGGTTCGGGCCAAACGATTTTAAACGAAAAGACATTGACGGACTGGGAGACAACTGGCCCATCGGCTATAATGACCTCAAACCCTATTACGATAAGGTAGACCAACTTATTGGAGTTTTTGGTTCCAAAGAAGGCATTTATAACGAGCCGGACGGCTTCTTCCTCCCTCCTCCAAAGCCTCGTCTGCACGAGCTGTACATCAAAAAAGGAGCCGATAAGATCAACGTCCCTGTGATTCCCTCCAGACTTTCGATCCTTACCAAGCCGATCAATAATGAGCGTGGGGCTTGCTTCTTTTGTAACCAGTGTAACCGCGCCTGCCAGGCCTATGCAGATTTTTCTTCTGGTACCTGTCTGGTAAAACCGGCCATGAAAAAGGGGAAAGTGGATCTCTTCACTTATGCCATGGTGCGTAAGGTGACCACTGATGAGAAAGGAAATGCCACGGGTGTTTCTTACATCAGCAAAGTGGATATGAAAGAATACAAACTCCGTTCACGTGTTGTGGTTTTGGGTGCTTCTGCCTGTGAATCTGCCCGTATCATGCTCAACTCCAAATCCAAAAGCCATCCTGACGGACTGGGCAATGGCAGTGGCATGATCGGACACTACCTGCACGATTCGACAGGATCTGATCGCATGGGCTTTATCCCAGGCATGCTCGACAGGAAAAAATACAATGAAGACGGTGTCGGTGGCATGCATGTTTACACCCCTTGGTGGCTTGACAATAGCAAACTGGACTTTGCCCGTGGATACCATATCGAGTACTGGGGTGGCATGAGCATGCCAGGTTACGGCTTCGGCTTTGGCATGGACACCATCCGGCAGCATATCAAAGATGAATTTGGCAACCCCGGCACCAATGGTGGCTATGGAGCGGGGCTGAAAAAGGATATCAGGTCCTATTTCGGCACCATGGTAGGCATGTCCGGTCGTGGAGAAAGTATCCCCAGGTATGAAAACTACTGCGAGATCGATAACAGCACGGTAGATAAATACGGTATTCCGGTATTGAAATTCAATTATAACTGGACAGACCAGGAGATCAACCAGGCCAAGCACATGCATGAAACCTTCGAAGAAGTGCTTTCCAATGCTGGTGCAGTGATTTATGGAAAAAAACCAGGCCCAGAGACCAAATATGGCCTGCTGACTCCGGGTAGGATCATTCACGAAGTGGGTACCACCCGAATGGGCAACGATCCTAAAACCTCTGTGTTGAACAGTAACTGTCAGGCACACGAATGTAAAAACCTTTTTGTGGTCGATGGCGGTCCATTTGTGTCACAAGCAGACAAAAACCCTACATGGACCATTCTGGCCCTTGCCTGGAGAACTTCTGATTACATTGTAAGTGAATTGAAAAAGAAAAACATTTAA
- a CDS encoding arylesterase — MNKIRVISLLSVFFLGAFGAISCNESQKTSGKEASYDAKVDEKSEGTQKTVLFFGDSMTAGYGVDQDEAFPALVQEKIDSLGMDYKVINGGLSGETSASGLSRIDWFLEEKPDIFILELGGNDGLRGIKLSATKENLQSIIDKVREEYPATKIILAGMQIPPNMGEKYTTDFKEIFPNLAEENDVVLIPFLLENVGGNPALNQPDGIHPTAEGHKVVAETVWKYLQPVLR; from the coding sequence ATGAATAAAATACGCGTAATTTCTCTTTTGTCCGTGTTCTTTTTAGGGGCTTTTGGTGCTATCTCATGCAATGAAAGCCAGAAGACATCCGGGAAGGAAGCATCTTACGACGCCAAGGTGGATGAAAAAAGTGAAGGGACACAGAAAACCGTGCTCTTTTTTGGGGACAGCATGACGGCTGGATATGGTGTCGATCAAGACGAGGCTTTCCCTGCACTGGTCCAAGAAAAAATCGATAGTCTGGGAATGGATTATAAAGTCATTAACGGGGGGCTCAGCGGAGAAACTTCCGCCAGCGGATTGAGCAGAATTGATTGGTTTTTGGAAGAAAAGCCTGATATTTTCATCCTGGAGCTCGGCGGAAATGACGGACTCCGTGGCATCAAACTTTCCGCCACCAAAGAAAACCTGCAAAGTATCATCGACAAGGTCCGAGAAGAATATCCTGCTACCAAGATCATCTTGGCAGGAATGCAGATCCCTCCTAATATGGGCGAAAAATACACAACCGATTTCAAGGAAATCTTTCCAAATCTCGCAGAGGAAAATGACGTGGTCTTGATTCCCTTTTTACTGGAAAATGTAGGAGGCAATCCGGCCCTTAACCAGCCTGACGGCATTCATCCCACAGCAGAAGGACATAAAGTAGTAGCAGAAACAGTCTGGAAGTATTTACAGCCGGTGCTAAGATAG
- a CDS encoding ABC transporter ATP-binding protein, giving the protein MAILSVENVSKVYQSGLRKLTVLDDVNLSVEAGDSIAIVGPSGSGKTTLLGLCAGLDSATSGSVQLSGHRLEGLSEDQRAAIRSKEIGFIFQNFQLLPTLTALENVMVPMELKQRKDAKEKAMELLHQVGLGDRTTHYPTQLSGGEQQRVSIARAFANEPKILFADEPTGNLDTETGELVESLIFDLNKALGTTLILVTHDTDLAAQTNRIIHIKGGKIQEEQHA; this is encoded by the coding sequence ATGGCCATACTTTCTGTAGAAAATGTAAGCAAAGTTTACCAAAGCGGTTTGAGGAAGCTTACCGTTTTAGATGATGTAAACCTGAGTGTGGAGGCAGGCGACAGCATTGCCATTGTCGGCCCTTCCGGCAGTGGAAAGACCACGTTGCTCGGGCTTTGTGCGGGGCTGGACAGTGCCACTTCCGGTAGTGTCCAGCTGAGTGGGCACCGACTGGAAGGACTTTCTGAAGACCAGCGGGCTGCCATAAGGAGTAAAGAAATTGGATTTATTTTTCAGAATTTCCAGCTATTGCCCACCCTCACAGCACTGGAAAACGTCATGGTGCCCATGGAACTTAAGCAGCGAAAAGACGCTAAGGAAAAGGCGATGGAGCTGCTTCATCAAGTGGGCTTGGGGGATCGGACGACGCATTATCCTACGCAGCTTTCAGGGGGAGAGCAGCAGCGGGTGTCCATTGCCAGGGCTTTTGCCAATGAACCGAAAATCCTCTTTGCCGATGAGCCCACCGGTAACCTGGATACTGAAACAGGGGAATTGGTCGAAAGCCTGATTTTCGACCTGAACAAAGCATTGGGAACCACGCTGATCCTAGTGACCCATGACACGGACCTGGCCGCACAAACCAACAGGATCATTCATATCAAAGGTGGCAAGATACAAGAAGAGCAGCATGCATAG
- a CDS encoding ABC transporter permease, translating into MHRFLWILKMALRDFRQNKAKLLLFVSSIVIGIAALVAISSFGDNLENDIDNQAKELLGADLVLENNQPLGEQALDTMANEMASEINFASMVAFPKSGESRLVQVRALDGAFPFYGKLETMPTAAEQEFRDGTKKALVEKILMDQFGAEVGDSIKVGKVTFVISGELHAAPGQNGITATVAPVVYIPKTFAEETGLIQYGSRINYSRYYSFSEQVDVEKLIEPFEDEWEEAHIDDDTVKERKERTGRSFANLSDFLSLVAFIALLLGCVGVASAVNVFAKEKLPSVAVLRCLGVSSTDTFLIYLLQIMIMGLVGSVLGAFLGTLIQFILPEVFSDFLPVDVTVQVSWSALVFGVVTGLCISILFALLPLLKIRNVSPMMTLRTDAELVNFVKDPWRWAVMLAITLFVFGFSMTLLDGWEEALGFTGFVLLAFGVLWIVGTGVMWLIRRFLPLSLAYPVRQSLANLYRPNNQTISLIATIGLGTAMISTLFFVQNQLLDQVKFADKEDQPNMLFFDIQTSQVEGVKEAVRAEDLPIMQEVPIVTMRMDEINGLDKSENSDLPEEEQKSNRLYNREFRVTYRDSLISSETLAAGKLHKVTQTGDSIFVSFDQGYAERAGVELGDEIVFNVQGRPLKTYVGSFREVNFRKVSTNFLVLFPENVLEKAPKFHVVITKSNTDEQAARVQNEIVRAFPNISVINLGMIVDTLEEILGKISFVIQFMALFSIVTGILVLISSLIISKYQRMRESILLRTLGASSHVVRKINTLEYFFLGSLASLSGILLSFVATALLSVFVFEFPVRLAWGSALAIYVVITLLTVLLGWLNGRNIINKPPMEILRGN; encoded by the coding sequence ATGCATAGATTTTTGTGGATCCTAAAAATGGCCTTGCGGGATTTTAGACAGAACAAGGCCAAGCTACTATTGTTTGTCTCCTCCATTGTGATTGGTATAGCCGCTTTGGTGGCCATCAGTTCGTTTGGCGACAACCTTGAAAACGATATCGATAACCAGGCCAAGGAGCTCTTAGGAGCGGATTTAGTGCTGGAAAACAACCAGCCCCTGGGCGAGCAGGCATTGGATACCATGGCCAATGAAATGGCATCGGAGATCAATTTTGCCAGTATGGTGGCTTTCCCCAAAAGCGGAGAAAGCCGATTGGTGCAGGTGAGGGCATTAGATGGGGCTTTTCCGTTTTATGGCAAGCTGGAAACCATGCCAACGGCCGCTGAACAGGAATTCCGAGATGGAACCAAAAAGGCTTTGGTAGAGAAAATCCTTATGGATCAGTTTGGTGCTGAAGTTGGTGACAGTATAAAAGTAGGAAAGGTCACTTTCGTCATTTCCGGAGAACTGCATGCGGCCCCCGGCCAAAACGGCATTACAGCCACCGTAGCTCCCGTGGTCTATATTCCCAAAACATTTGCTGAAGAAACGGGGCTTATCCAGTATGGAAGCCGGATTAATTATTCACGCTATTACAGCTTCAGTGAGCAGGTGGATGTGGAAAAGCTCATTGAGCCGTTTGAGGATGAGTGGGAGGAGGCTCATATCGATGATGATACAGTCAAGGAAAGAAAAGAAAGGACAGGGAGGTCATTTGCAAATTTATCGGATTTTCTCAGCCTGGTGGCTTTTATTGCGCTGCTGCTTGGGTGCGTGGGCGTGGCAAGTGCCGTGAATGTTTTTGCCAAAGAAAAGCTTCCTTCCGTGGCGGTATTACGTTGTCTTGGGGTTTCTTCTACCGACACCTTTTTGATTTACCTGCTGCAGATTATGATTATGGGGTTGGTAGGGTCTGTTTTAGGAGCCTTTTTGGGGACCTTGATCCAATTTATCCTGCCAGAAGTGTTCAGTGACTTTCTTCCCGTGGACGTGACCGTTCAGGTATCTTGGTCAGCCTTGGTTTTTGGTGTCGTTACTGGATTGTGCATATCTATTTTGTTTGCGTTGCTTCCGTTGCTGAAGATCCGGAATGTTTCGCCCATGATGACCTTGCGGACGGATGCAGAGCTGGTCAATTTCGTTAAGGATCCTTGGAGATGGGCCGTAATGCTGGCAATTACCCTGTTTGTGTTTGGTTTTAGCATGACCTTACTGGACGGTTGGGAAGAAGCACTTGGCTTCACGGGTTTTGTACTATTGGCTTTCGGTGTGCTCTGGATCGTAGGTACAGGCGTGATGTGGCTGATCAGACGATTTTTGCCCTTGTCGCTGGCATATCCGGTCCGGCAGTCGCTGGCCAATCTGTACCGTCCAAACAACCAGACCATTTCCCTGATTGCTACTATTGGCCTTGGAACAGCGATGATTTCTACCTTGTTTTTTGTGCAGAACCAGTTGCTGGACCAAGTGAAATTTGCCGATAAGGAGGACCAGCCAAACATGTTGTTTTTCGATATCCAAACTTCTCAAGTAGAGGGTGTCAAGGAAGCAGTGCGGGCTGAAGATTTGCCCATCATGCAGGAGGTCCCTATCGTCACGATGCGGATGGATGAAATCAACGGGCTGGACAAGTCCGAAAACAGTGATTTGCCGGAAGAGGAGCAAAAATCCAATAGACTATATAATCGTGAATTTAGGGTGACATATCGGGATTCATTGATAAGTTCAGAAACACTGGCAGCCGGAAAGCTGCATAAAGTGACCCAGACTGGAGACAGCATCTTTGTTTCCTTTGACCAGGGTTATGCTGAGCGGGCCGGTGTGGAACTGGGCGATGAAATTGTGTTTAATGTGCAGGGAAGGCCTCTCAAAACCTATGTTGGGAGCTTCAGGGAAGTGAATTTCCGAAAAGTATCCACCAATTTTCTGGTGCTTTTCCCTGAAAACGTTTTGGAAAAAGCACCCAAATTCCATGTGGTCATTACCAAATCCAACACCGACGAACAAGCCGCCAGGGTGCAAAACGAAATCGTCAGGGCCTTTCCTAATATTTCGGTGATCAACCTCGGCATGATCGTGGATACGCTGGAAGAAATATTGGGCAAGATCAGTTTCGTGATCCAGTTTATGGCGCTATTCAGTATTGTGACCGGGATTTTGGTATTGATCAGCTCCCTGATCATCAGCAAGTACCAACGGATGCGGGAAAGTATCCTGCTCAGGACCTTGGGGGCAAGTAGCCATGTGGTACGTAAAATCAATACTCTGGAATATTTCTTTTTAGGAAGCTTGGCGTCTTTAAGCGGCATCCTGCTGTCTTTTGTAGCGACGGCTTTACTGAGTGTTTTTGTGTTTGAATTTCCAGTGAGATTAGCTTGGGGAAGTGCTTTGGCCATTTATGTGGTCATTACCTTACTGACGGTTTTACTAGGTTGGCTGAATGGACGAAATATTATCAATAAACCTCCAATGGAGATTCTAAGGGGGAATTAA
- a CDS encoding MarR family winged helix-turn-helix transcriptional regulator: protein MRLEEEIKQKNFKSEYNKVVVNILYTQSYIVTRQGKLFKPHGLSPEQYNVLRILRGHHPEPITVSSIQDRMLNKMSNASRLVEKLKQKGLAERKECPSDRRQVDITITPKGRQLLDQLDGDIQKFNHEVIGLDNEEVVVLNSLLDKLRG from the coding sequence ATGAGACTGGAGGAAGAGATAAAACAAAAAAACTTTAAGAGTGAGTACAACAAGGTTGTCGTTAATATTCTATACACACAGAGTTATATCGTGACCCGGCAAGGAAAACTCTTTAAGCCACATGGCCTTTCACCAGAGCAATATAATGTGTTACGTATTTTGCGAGGTCACCATCCTGAGCCCATCACGGTATCATCTATCCAGGACAGGATGCTAAACAAAATGTCCAATGCCTCCAGATTGGTAGAGAAACTCAAACAAAAGGGCCTTGCTGAAAGAAAGGAATGCCCTTCGGACAGAAGGCAAGTGGATATAACGATTACGCCAAAAGGTAGACAGTTGCTGGATCAGCTGGATGGGGATATCCAAAAATTTAATCATGAGGTGATCGGTCTTGATAATGAGGAGGTTGTCGTATTAAATTCCCTGCTTGATAAACTAAGGGGATAA
- a CDS encoding YceI family protein: MSTVKWTIDPTHSEINFKVKHLVISTVTGKFKEFEGAAEVPADDFNGAKVEFSTNINSVDTNQSDRDAHLKSADFFDAEKFPKLSFSNGVLSNEGGEYKLKGDLTIKDTTKPIELAVDFGGVAEDPYGNTKAGFELEGKISRKEFGLTWNAVTEAGSVVVGDSIKILASVQLVKG, from the coding sequence ATGAGTACTGTAAAATGGACTATCGACCCTACCCACTCAGAAATCAACTTTAAGGTAAAGCACTTGGTGATTTCTACGGTAACCGGAAAATTCAAGGAATTTGAAGGAGCTGCCGAGGTGCCCGCTGATGATTTTAATGGTGCCAAAGTGGAATTTTCAACCAATATCAATAGCGTCGACACGAATCAAAGTGATCGGGATGCGCACTTGAAATCTGCTGATTTCTTCGATGCGGAAAAATTCCCAAAACTTTCTTTCTCCAATGGAGTTTTATCCAATGAAGGAGGTGAATATAAGTTGAAAGGAGACTTGACGATCAAGGATACCACAAAACCCATTGAACTGGCGGTGGATTTTGGTGGTGTGGCCGAGGATCCTTATGGCAATACCAAGGCTGGTTTTGAGCTGGAAGGTAAAATCAGCAGAAAGGAATTTGGTCTTACCTGGAATGCAGTGACCGAGGCGGGAAGCGTGGTCGTAGGTGATTCCATAAAAATATTGGCCAGTGTACAACTGGTAAAAGGATAA
- a CDS encoding NAD(P)-dependent oxidoreductase, whose translation MKIGLIKEGKVPTDRRVAFSPRQLKAMNEAYAGRAFFVVEKSDIRAFKDEEYEEAGIDVVDDVSDCEVLMGIKEVPIPSLISNKTYFFFSHTIKAQPYNRELLQVILEKGIRLIDYEVLRDDNERIVAFGKWAGIVGGYNGLWTYGKKTGLFDLKRAKDCFDLKELHEEVKSIQLPPIKMIITGNGRVGNGVKEILEVAGIREVSPKELLQNYYDEPVFAQLAMEDYNRRKTDGGYDKAEFYSQPEKYESHFLKYAEVSDILFASAFWDPKAPKLFEKRDVASEDFNLSVIADITCDIDGSVPTTVKPCTIDDPVYDVDRLSFEVLPAFGEQLSISVMAIDNLPCELPRDASEDFGRQLMETVIPALLEEGNPIIEKATIAKAGQLTTYFEYLENFVRESTEDS comes from the coding sequence ATGAAAATTGGTTTGATCAAAGAAGGTAAAGTACCTACCGACAGACGAGTGGCATTCAGCCCAAGGCAGTTGAAGGCAATGAATGAAGCTTATGCAGGTCGGGCATTTTTTGTAGTGGAAAAAAGCGATATCCGGGCCTTTAAGGATGAAGAGTATGAGGAAGCAGGAATAGATGTGGTAGATGATGTGTCGGACTGCGAGGTGCTGATGGGGATCAAGGAAGTGCCGATTCCCTCGCTCATAAGCAATAAGACATATTTTTTCTTTTCCCATACTATCAAAGCGCAGCCCTATAACCGGGAACTTCTGCAAGTCATATTGGAGAAGGGAATCCGTCTGATCGACTACGAGGTATTGAGGGATGACAATGAGCGTATAGTGGCTTTTGGAAAATGGGCAGGAATAGTTGGAGGTTACAATGGCTTGTGGACCTATGGGAAAAAGACGGGGCTTTTTGACCTGAAGCGTGCCAAAGACTGTTTTGACCTGAAGGAGCTTCATGAAGAGGTGAAGAGTATCCAGCTCCCACCGATCAAAATGATCATAACGGGTAATGGCCGTGTGGGGAATGGGGTAAAAGAAATCTTAGAAGTAGCCGGTATTAGGGAAGTCAGTCCGAAAGAACTCTTGCAGAATTATTACGATGAGCCTGTTTTTGCGCAATTGGCCATGGAGGATTATAACCGGCGCAAGACCGATGGGGGGTATGATAAAGCAGAGTTTTACAGCCAGCCAGAAAAGTATGAAAGCCACTTTCTTAAATATGCAGAAGTAAGTGATATACTTTTTGCCTCGGCATTCTGGGATCCCAAAGCCCCTAAGCTTTTTGAAAAGAGAGATGTGGCGAGTGAAGACTTTAATCTGTCCGTCATTGCAGATATTACCTGTGATATTGATGGTTCCGTGCCGACTACCGTGAAGCCCTGCACGATTGATGATCCGGTGTATGATGTGGACAGACTATCATTTGAGGTGTTGCCGGCTTTTGGCGAACAGCTGAGTATTTCGGTCATGGCCATTGATAATTTGCCCTGTGAGCTGCCCCGGGATGCTTCGGAGGACTTTGGAAGACAGCTGATGGAAACGGTTATTCCCGCTTTATTGGAAGAAGGAAATCCGATCATAGAGAAAGCGACCATTGCCAAAGCTGGCCAGCTGACCACTTACTTTGAATATTTGGAGAATTTTGTCCGTGAAAGTACCGAAGACTCATGA
- the deoC gene encoding deoxyribose-phosphate aldolase gives MIPINTFLEHTQLSPVLTDHQVNQLIEDAQKYRFVGVCIPPFWVKKVKRELQDTAVRTITVVGFPLGHQMTETKVFETNKAIENGADEIDVVWSLSAFKSGMNWPKIELAKLSSVCHDAGKILKVIVETAYLDRDELVQACKICTDAGVDIVKTSTGFAPSGARLEDVKVMREVLPDQVGIKASGGIKTLDQAKAFVQAGADRIGTSTGVQIMEEWLSLKGGSVS, from the coding sequence ATGATTCCCATCAATACCTTTTTAGAGCATACACAGTTAAGCCCTGTCCTCACCGATCATCAGGTAAATCAGCTGATAGAAGATGCCCAGAAGTACCGATTTGTAGGTGTTTGCATACCACCTTTTTGGGTGAAAAAGGTAAAAAGGGAGCTACAGGATACAGCGGTTCGGACAATAACGGTGGTGGGATTCCCACTGGGCCATCAGATGACCGAAACCAAGGTCTTCGAAACCAATAAAGCCATTGAGAACGGGGCAGATGAGATAGATGTGGTCTGGTCGCTGAGTGCATTTAAATCTGGGATGAACTGGCCCAAAATAGAGTTGGCCAAACTTTCATCCGTCTGCCATGATGCAGGAAAGATACTAAAGGTCATTGTGGAAACGGCTTATCTCGATCGTGATGAATTGGTTCAAGCCTGTAAGATCTGTACCGATGCCGGTGTGGACATTGTCAAGACCTCGACGGGATTTGCTCCGTCCGGTGCACGGCTAGAAGATGTGAAGGTGATGCGGGAGGTATTGCCTGATCAAGTGGGCATCAAGGCCAGTGGGGGCATTAAGACACTTGATCAGGCAAAGGCTTTTGTACAGGCAGGAGCCGATAGGATCGGTACCAGCACGGGTGTACAGATCATGGAGGAATGGCTTTCCCTAAAGGGCGGGAGTGTTAGCTAA
- a CDS encoding alpha/beta fold hydrolase, which yields MCQGKGEYYLDNLQLTIKGKENAPTLVNGTFEDLDSGLSAFMSLNKEDSVALAKEQNQENNHILRLIVNGGSTAIGSNNKVGKQVEANGVNLYYETYGEGEPLLLLHGADMSIASFSSIIPILAKHYKIIALDTRGHGQSTEDGKKLTYELYAEDVNAFLDDLGLKAVNVLGWSDGGNTALILAMDYPDKVNCLAAMSAVLYNDNTAVDTKINKTLKKQIKELESRTQNEREEFSLRVKKSLRSEPNISPSSLSKVSCPTLIMAGEHDYVKEAHTRLIAENIPDATLNIVDGAGHNAPAEIPQRFSEMVINFFKERTEFS from the coding sequence ATGTGCCAAGGTAAGGGGGAATACTATTTAGACAACTTACAACTCACCATCAAAGGCAAAGAAAATGCCCCCACCTTGGTTAATGGAACTTTCGAGGATCTCGACAGTGGTCTTTCCGCCTTTATGAGCCTAAATAAAGAGGACAGTGTTGCCCTAGCTAAAGAACAAAACCAAGAAAATAACCACATTTTAAGACTCATCGTAAATGGTGGAAGTACCGCCATAGGAAGCAATAACAAAGTCGGGAAACAGGTAGAGGCAAATGGTGTAAACCTCTATTATGAAACCTATGGAGAAGGAGAGCCATTGTTGCTATTGCATGGTGCTGACATGTCGATAGCGAGTTTTTCCAGCATTATTCCCATATTGGCGAAGCACTATAAGATCATCGCACTGGATACAAGGGGACATGGGCAGTCCACTGAAGACGGTAAGAAGTTGACTTATGAGCTATACGCTGAGGATGTCAATGCCTTTTTGGATGACCTTGGACTGAAAGCAGTCAATGTGCTTGGATGGAGTGATGGTGGAAACACCGCCTTGATACTCGCCATGGACTATCCTGACAAAGTCAACTGCCTGGCAGCCATGTCCGCAGTACTGTACAATGATAATACCGCTGTAGATACCAAAATCAATAAAACACTAAAAAAACAAATCAAGGAGTTAGAAAGCCGCACACAAAACGAAAGGGAAGAATTCTCCTTACGTGTCAAAAAAAGCTTACGATCAGAACCGAATATTTCTCCCTCCTCCTTATCGAAAGTCAGCTGTCCCACATTGATCATGGCAGGCGAACATGATTATGTCAAGGAAGCACATACCAGATTGATTGCCGAAAACATCCCTGATGCCACATTGAATATCGTTGATGGTGCTGGTCATAATGCCCCAGCAGAGATTCCGCAGCGATTTTCCGAGATGGTGATCAACTTCTTTAAGGAAAGGACAGAGTTTAGCTAA